GGCCGGGGATCGGAAAATCGGCGGCATTCTGCTGGAAGAGCGGGCTGGACGAATCATGGCCGGAATCGGTATAAATTTCGCTAGTGCGCCCGATGCGGCGTTGCTTCGACGGGATCATGCCGCGCCGGCCGCCAGTTTGCAGGTGTTTGGCGAGGTCCCGGGCGCGGTTACGCTGTGGAGCGAACTTGTGAAGTCTGGGCAAACCTGCTACCTCCAGTGCGTTGCGCTATCGGACACAAATGCCGTATCCCGTTTCGTTGAGCAGCACCTCGCATGGCTTGGCCGGGAAGTGTTTGTGCGTGAGAGCGAGACAGATGGTTTTCGGGCGCGGATCATTGGTTTGGCCGAGGACGGGGGACTTCGGCTGCGACATATCGATACCGGCCCAGGGCAGGATTTGACGCTTCATAGCGGGAGTATATCCCTCCTTTGATACCGGCCCCCGCCGGATCGTCACTCTTTAAGCGAATGGACAGGTCGCCCCCAGGGGTCAGAGGACAGCATGATCGCCAAGACGTTTCAGGAAGTGCTTTCCGAAGTTGAAGGAAAGAAGATTCTGGTCGCCAACCGGGGCATTTCCGCCCGGCGGGTTCTGCGTTCCATCCGTGAACGGCTTCGCGCCATCCCCGTACTCACCGTCACCGATGTGGACATGACGTCCCCGGCGACGGCCGGAGCCCACGAGCTCATCACCCTGGGGCCTGATCCCAGAGCCTATCTGGATATTGACGGCATCATTAAAAAAGCCAAAGCCCGCGGCGTCGTGGCCATCCATCCGGGCTGGGGCTTTGCCTCGGAAGACTGCGAATTTCCCCGCAAGTGCGCCGAAGCCGGCATCCTTTTTATCGGCTCCTCGGCCGAGGCCATGAAGAGCCTTGGCAACAAGGTCGAAGCGCGCCAGCTGGCCATGAACCTGGGCATCCCGGTGGTGCCCGGCTCCGAAGGCTCGGTGACCATTCCCGAAGCCCGGGAAATCGCCAAGAAGATTGGCTTCCCCATCATGCTCAAGGCCGAAGGCGGCGGCGGCGGCCGGGGCATCTACGAAATTTATTCCGAGGCCCAGCTCGAGTCGGCCTTTTCCAAGGCTTCGGCCATGGCCCAGGCCTCGTTTGGCAACCCGCATTTGTTCGTCGAAAAGCTTTTGACCAGCGTGCGCCACATCGAAATCCAGGTGGCCGGCGACCGCTTCGGCAATGTCTTCGCCTTTGACGAGCGTGACTGCTCGGTGCAGCGCAACCACCAAAAGCTGGTGGAAATCACCCCGTCCCCCTGGCGCGGCATGACCGAAGAGTTGCGTCAGCGCCTCAAGGACTACGGCGAGCGGCTCGTGCGCGAGACCGGGTATTATTCCCTGGCCACCGTGGAATTTCTGGTCGACGCCGACGGCGAGCCGTACATGATCGAGGTCAATACCCGGCTGCAGGTGGAGCACGGCATCACCGAATGCCGCTACGGCGTGGACCTGGTCGAAGAGCAGATCAACATCGCCTTTGGCGGCAAGCTGCGCTTTAACTGCGCCGATACCCGGCCGCTGCTCCAGGCCATGCAGCTGCGCATCAACTGCGAGGACCCCAAACAGAATTTTGCCCCCAACGCCGGCACCGTTACCCGCTACCTGTCCCCGGGCGGCCAGGGCATCCGGCTCGATTCCTGTCTGACGGCCGGCTACGAGTTCCCCACCCAGTACGATTCCGCTGGTGCGCTGCTCATTTCCTACGGCCGCAACTGGCCCAAGGTTGTCTCGGTCATGGAACGGGCCCTTCGCGAGTACATCATCGGCGGTCTCAAAACGACCATCCCCTTCCATCGCCAGATTCTGCGCCATCAGGAATTTATCAAGGGCGATTTTGACACTAAGTTTATCAACCAGAATCCGTATCTGCTCAATTACCTCGACGAGGAGCCCGAAGCCCTGCGCCTGTCCTGGCTGGTGGCCGAGATTGCGGCCCGGGGCTACAATCCCCATGTCCAGCTGGGCCGGTACCGGGGCCGTGAAGACTATCGGCTGGGCCGGTTCTCCCCGCATTTGCCCGAAGTGGACCTGCGTTCCCCGGAAAATCCCTACCCGCGCGGCGACCGGCAGGCCGTGCTCGACATGGTGCGCGACTCCGGCAAAGTCCACTTTGTCGACACCACCACCCGCGACATCACCCAGTCCAACAGCGGCAACCGCTTCCGGCTGGCCGAGGACGAACTGGTCGGGCCGTATCTCGACAATTGCTGCTTTTTCTCCCTGGAGAACGGCGGCGGCGCCCACTTCCACGTGGCCATGATGGCCAACATGACCTACCCCTTCACCGAGGCGGCCAAGTGGAACGAGTTTGCGCCCAAGACCATGAAGCAGCTCTTGATCCGCTCGACCAACGTGCTTGGCTACAAGCCCCAGCCGCGAAACCTGATGCGGCTGACGGGCGAGATGATCTGCGAACACTACGACATCATCCGCTGCTTTGATTTCTTAAATCACATCGACAATATGTATCCGTTTGCCGAGGTCGCGCTGTCGCGTCCCGGCATCATCTTCGAGCCGGCCATCTCCCTGTCCTACGCCCGGGGCTTTGACGTGCCCCATTACTTGGGCGTGCTCGAGGCCATTCTCGACCAGATCGCCAAGGCTGGCGGCATGACCAAGGCCAAGGCCGCCCGAAGCATCATCCTGTGCCTCAAAGACATGGCCGGCATGTGTCCGCCGCGGTTTGTCAAGGCGCTCGTCACCGCCATCCGCAAGGCCTATCCGGACTTGGTCATCGACTACCATCGCCACTACACCGACGGCCTGTTCGTTCCGGCCGTGGGCGCGGCGGCCGAGGCTGGATGCCACATCGTGGACACGGCCATCGGCGCTTCGGTGCGCTGGTACGGCCAGGGCGAGGTGCTCTCCACCGCGGCCTACATCGAGGAAGACCTCGGCGTGCCCGTGGTCCTGACCAAGGAAAACAAGGACATGATCCGGGCCGCCAACTTCGTGCTCAAGCAGATCATGCCGTACTACGACCGCTATGCCGCCCCGTACTTCCAGGGCATTGATTACGATGTCGTGGAGCACGCCATGCCCGGCGGGGCCACCAGTTCGTCCCAGGAAGGGGCCATGAAGCAGGGCTATATCCACTTGCTGCCCTATATGCTCAAATTCCTGGCCGGAACCCGCAAGATCGTGCGCTACCACGATGTCACGCCCGGCTCGCAAATCACCTGGAATACCGCGTTCCTGGCGGTCACCAGCGCCTACAAGGCCGGCGGCGAACGGGCCGTCAAGGACTTGCTTGAGGTGCTGGAGGTCGTGGCTGAGCACGCCGAAGAATGCCTGACCCCGGCGGCCAAGGAAGACCGGCTTCTGCTGTACGCCAACTGCAACGACGCCTTCCGCAACCTGCTTTTGGGCAAGTTCGGCAAGATGCCGCTCGGGTTCCCGCCGAACTGGGTCTACGAGAGCGCTTTCGGGGCCGACTGGAAGCGGGCGATTGAGACGCGCACCGAGGATTCGCCGCTGGACGCCCTGGGCGAGATCGATATGGACGCCGAGATGACGGCGCTCACCAAGCAGCTTGGCCGTGAACCCTCCAACGAGGAGTTCGTGCTCTATCTCAATCATCCGGGCGATGCGCTCAAGACCATGGAATTTCGCAAGAAATTCGGCGACGCCAACAACCTGCCCCTGGATGTCTGGTTCGAGGGTCTGGAGCCGGGCGAAGAATTGACCTTCCTTGACAGCCAGGACAAGCCCCATCACCTCTCGCTGCTTGACATCTCGCGGCCTGAAGCCAGCGGCTTGGCAACGGTACGCTATGTCCTGGATTCGGAAATCCTGAGCCATCAGGTCCAGGTCGCAGCGGCCCAGGGCGGTCCGGCCAGCAAGGTCGAAATGGCCGATCCCAATAATCCCTATCACGTGGGCGCCCCGGTTTCCGGCGACCTGTGGGTCATGCACGTCTCGCCCAACGACTACGTCAAAACCGGCGAGGAGCTGTTTAACATCTCCGTTATGAAGCAGGAAAAAACCGTGGCTGCGCCCATGGACGGCATTATCAAACGGGTGATCAAGAACGCTGATTACGCCAATGACCGCAAGATGGTTCCGGTCAAGGAAGGGGAGCTTCTGGTCGAACTGGGTCCCGTCACCAAGGACTGCCCAACCTGCCGTCAACCTGTAGGCGAAGATCATTACAAATTCTGTCCCAACTGCGGCCAGCAGGTGTAAATTTCACCACGAACGTGTTAACGGTGGCCGGCCAAGACGATCCGGACCACCGAGCCTGGAGAGACAAGGAGGGGACAATGGCCAAGACCAAAGCCAATGATACGCCGCGTCAGGACGATATGCCGTCCGCTTCGGGACAGGATGCGGTTTTTGATACTGCCACGACACTCATTCTGACGGGAGCCGACATTGTCGGCATCGGCGAAGAAGCCGAAATCCTCGTCGGCGGGAAGAACTATAATACGGCGCTTATCAGCCAGATCCAGGGCATCCGTGCTCCCCAGTTCCGGGCGGTTTCGTCGGTGGCCTTCCACCGCGTTCTCGACGAGACCAAGGTCAATGCGGCGCTCATACGGGAAGTCGTCAACGATGGTTATCGCCGGGTCAACTGGTCCGACGAGGACGTCAACAGCGACCCGGAATACATGAAAAACCTTGTGCGCGATCTGGCCGAGGAAGCCCGGGCCAAGGCCGCAGACGCTCCAGGATCGTCGATAAAACTGCGCACCCTGATTAATAATGTGGTCGAGGGGTTCGCCACCTCTCCCGAAGGCATCGACCAGCTGCGCAAGCGTTCCGTCCTGGTTCAGGTGGCCATTTTGTCCGTGGACATGCCGGCCGGCGTCCGCGAGGCCGTGTCCAACGCCTACAACGACATCTGCCGCGAGGCCGGTCTCGAAGACGTGCCCGTGGCCGTGCGTTCCTCGGCCGCCGGCGAGGATAGCCGCAAGAAGGCCTTTGCCGGCTTGCAAGACACCTATCTCAATATCGTCGGCGCGGCCCAGTGCGTGCGCGCCTACCAGTGGGACTGCGCCTCGGCCTATAACCTGCGCTCCATGACCTATCGCCGCGAAGCCATTCTCGACGCCGTGGCCCTGGCCGAGCGCACCGGCGACGACGCCATTGCCGAACAGGCCAAGCTCGAATGGGCCATTGAAAACACCTCGCTGTCCGTGTGCATCATGCGTATGATCAACCCGGTGATTTCCGGCACGGCCTTTGCCGCCGACACCGCCACCGGCTGCCGGGGCACCTCGCGCCACGACCTCGTCTCCATCGACGCCAGCTATGGCCTGGGCGAAGCCGTGGTCGGCGGCATGGTCACTCCGGACAAGCTCTACGTGTTTCAGCGCGACGACGGCTCCGAAGTCGTTATCCGCAATATGGGCTACAAGGATAAAAAGATCGTCTACGACGACAAGGAAGGCGGCACCAAGCTGGTCAAGGTCTCCGAAGAGGAGGCCTACCGCTGGGCGTTGTCTCTGGCCCAGGCCGAGGAAGTGGCCCGGGGCGTGCGCGCCATCTCGGTTGCCTACGGCAACTGCATTATGGACACGGAATTTTGCATTGACGAGTCCGATCGCCTGTGGTTTGTCCAGGCCCGGCCGGAAACCCGCTGGAACGACGAGCTGGAGCTGCACCCCCACACCATTTTCATGCGCCGCATGGAAGTGGAGAAACGGGCTGTGGCCACGGCCGAGGTCATCCTCGAAGGCAACGGCGCGTCACGCGGGGCCGGGCAGGGCATGGTGCGCTTTTTGCGTTCGGCCCTGGAGCTCAATAAGATCCAGAAGGGCGACGTCCTGGCTGCCGAGCGCACCGACCCCGACATGGTGCCCGGAATGCGCGTGGCCTCGGCCATTTTGGCCGATGCCGGCGGCGACACCAGCCATGCCGCCATTACCTCCCGGGAACTGGGCATACCGGCCATCATCGGTATCCAGCGGGCCGAAACCCTGCGTGCCCTCGACGGCCAGTACGTCACCGTCGACGGTTCGCGCGGCTGCGTCTACCGGGGCCTGCTTCCCCTGGAGGAAGTCGGCGGCGAGATGGATCTGTCCAAGCTGCCGACCACCAAGACCAAGGTCGGCCTGATCCTGGCCGACGTGGGCCAGGCGCTTTTTCTGTCCCGTCTGCGCAATGTCCCGGATTTCGAAGTGGGGCTGCTTCGGGCCGAGTTCATGCTCGGCAACATCGGCGTCCACCCCCAGGCCCTGGAAGCCTACGACAACGGCACATTGCCGAACCTCATTGACACCAAGGTCAAGGAATTCGACGCCAAGCTGACCAAAATCGTGCGGGATCAGCTTGGAGCCGGGTATATCAACGTCCAGCTCAAGCTGCGCAGCTACGTCGGGCTTGTCACCGGCCTGTCCGCCGAACTGGATACCCTGGCCGATCATTCCGGCGCGCGCGGCACCGACGAAGTCATGGCCGTGCATCGCCGCATTCGCGAATTTGAGAAGAAACTCGACCACCATCTCGAAGAGGTCACCCGCCGCCTGGATCTGCTCAAAACCTCAGCCGATCTGGAAACCCACGTGGCCATTATTCTCGGCTATTGGGACGAGTTGCAGACCAAGGCCGTCGATCCTGACGCCGTCAAACGCCGCTACGAGATCAAGGCCCGCATCGCAGACCGCGTGGCCGCCGTGGCCGATGAACCCATGGTCAAGGACACCCTGGCCAAGATTGCGGCCATGCGCCAGGAAGTGGCCCGCCAGATCGGCATCAAGGGACAAATCGACGATTTGACCGCCTTGCTTGGTAAAATTCGCAAGCAGCTGACCTCACGCGGGTTCCGCAGCGGCAAGGAACTCTACGTCCAGACCCTGTCCCAGGGCCTGGGCCTTTTTGCCATGGCCTTCCACGGCAAGCCGATTTTGTACCGCACCACGGATTTCAAATCCAACGAGTACCGAAACCTGCTTGGCGGCAACCTGTTTGAAGCCCTGGAAGACAATCCCATGCTCGGCTACCGGGGCGTGTCGCGCAACATCCACGACTGGGAAATCGAGTCGTTCAAGCTGGCGCGCGGCATTTTCGGCGGCAAGAACCTGCACATCATGCTGCCCTTCGTGCGCACGGTGGAGGAAGCCACCTCCATGAAGCGGTATCTTGAGCGGGTGCACAAGCTCCAGTCCGGCGATGACGGGCTCAAGATGTTCATCATGTCGGAGATTCCGAGCAACGCCATCCTGGCCAAGCAGTTCATTCAGGAGTTCGACGGGTTCTCCATCGGCTCCAACGACATGACGCAGATGGTGCTCGGCACCGACCGCGACAACCCGGCCCTGCGCCACATCTATGACGAAGAAGATCCGGCCGTGGTCTGGGCGCTTTTGGTCACCATCTTTGCCGGCCAGAAGTACGGCAAGAAGGTCGGCTTCTGCGGCCAGGGCGTGTCCAACAGCATCATTTTGCGGGGGCTGGTCGCCATTGCCGGCATCGTGTGCGCCTCGGTCGTGCCCGACACCTACTACCGCACCAAGTTCGACATGGCTCATGTCGAGGCCGAGGGCATTCCGGTCAGCGGTCTTGGCCAGTGGCTTGGCGAGCAGCATCTGGCCCGGCTCAAGGTCGTGCTCCAGGAAAACAAGTACGAGCACATTGCCAAGAAGTACGACACCGCCGCCGACATCAAGGATTGGTACGATGGCGAATTGATGCGTCTCGGCGAACAGCTGCGCGAAAATCTGGAAACCGCCAAGGCCAATTTCTATCGCCAGGAGATGGAGACGTTTCGTCGTCTGTTCCACAAGCCGGCCCTCTATGCCACCTGGGACTGGCCTGCCACGGTGTTTGACGCCTTGCGCCAGGCCGGTTTCGACAACTATGAGGAACAAGCCGTGGCCCTGGCCGGCCAGCGCGCCAAGATTTGGTAGGTTCCCCTGGCGCGGGGAACCGGGGAGCGGGCTAGCGTGCTCCTTGCGGTCTTCCAACCAAGGCTGCCCTGACGTTGCCTGTCAATGCAAAGCGGCCTCCGGCATCTGCCCGGAGGCCGCTTTTCTTTGCTTGTCTGGCGGAAGCCGGGACTCCGGTCCGGCGGGGAGCAGCCAGTTTTTAGAGGCAGCGAGGGCTGCGGACGGGCCCGATTACAGCTTGCTTAAAATGTTGTCGTCGATCCAGTGCTGGTCCCACCATTCGATGGGCGAGGTTTCCTGGCCATCGAGCAGGACGCCAAAGTGCAGGTGGTCGCCGCCGGCCAGGCCGGAGACGCCGGTCTTGCCGAGGATTTCCCCTTTCTTGATATCCTGGCCGACCTTGGCGTCGATCTGGCGCAAGTGGGCGTAGAGGGTCTGGAGTCCCAGGCCGTGGTCAATGATCACGGTTTCCCCGTAGATACCGAGAAATCCGGTAAAGACGACCTTGCCGGAATTGGCGGCCGGCACCGGCGCTCCTTCAAGGGAGGCCAGATCCACGCCCATGTGGGTCTGCTGGTCGATTTCCTTGTTCTGATAATAATAGGTCCGATGATCGCCGAAACCGGCCCGGGGCGCGGCATTGGGCAGGCGCAGGAAGGCCTTTTTATCCCAGAGCATGGTCGGGGCGCTTTTCTGGGCCAGTTCTTTGAGAAACACGCCGTTCTGCCGGCGGATATCGTTGTTGACCTTGAGATAGATCTGCAGGTTGTCACGGGTGTCGGTTATGATGTCGTAGTATTGCGGCATCTTCGACTCGAGGAAATTGTCAGAGATGTTGAGCTTGTCCTGGCGAAACTTTCTTGGAATGGCCTGATAGCGAAAAGAGGCCACGCCGATGTTGCCGGCCTTGTCCGTGACCTTGACCTTGGGCACGAAGTCTTTGGGGTCCATGTTGTAGGGGAAGACGTAGAGGCCGAAGTATTTGCCGTTGTCGAGTTTGTAGGCCGGATAGAAATCGTTGCCGACCACGACGCCGGCGCTTTCCGGAGCTTCGTTGACCGAGAAGGAGACGGCCCCGACCCCGCCCTGGCGGACATTGTGGGCCAGACTGGTCACGTCGACGCGGGGCGGGATGGTGTCCAGGGTGTATTGCCGGGTCACGGCGGCGATGTTGCCTGCGCTGAAATTGGCAATGGAACGGTCCGTGGCGGTGATGGTCAGGGTAAAGGGACCGTCGCGCAGCCCGGCCGGCTCGAGGGTGAATTTTTCCACGGCTTCGCGCACAGGATTGGCGTAGGTGGTATCAAGCAGGGTGATCTGCTTGTCGGACTGGGTGACCACGACTTTGGCGCTTTTCAGTCCCGAGCCGGCATCGCGCAGGGTCAGGGTGAATTCGCGCTTGGGCGCGGCCACATCGCTTTCCGGAGCCAGGGTGATCTCCGGTTTGACTCTGTCGGTGAGCAGCAGATAGCCGGCTGCGCCGCCGGCCAGGGCCAGAATCAGGAAAACGCCGAAAACAAGTCTCTTCATCTTTAGCCTCCCCATGATTGGGCAGGTCACTCCATACCGACCCGGTCTTGGCAGCGCAAGCCCGGCGCGGGGTGTTACGGAGGGACTTGCCCTTGATGCGCCGGACGGGCTAGGATTCGTTCATTGAAATGATC
This window of the Desulfovibrio sp. TomC genome carries:
- a CDS encoding pyruvate carboxylase; its protein translation is MIAKTFQEVLSEVEGKKILVANRGISARRVLRSIRERLRAIPVLTVTDVDMTSPATAGAHELITLGPDPRAYLDIDGIIKKAKARGVVAIHPGWGFASEDCEFPRKCAEAGILFIGSSAEAMKSLGNKVEARQLAMNLGIPVVPGSEGSVTIPEAREIAKKIGFPIMLKAEGGGGGRGIYEIYSEAQLESAFSKASAMAQASFGNPHLFVEKLLTSVRHIEIQVAGDRFGNVFAFDERDCSVQRNHQKLVEITPSPWRGMTEELRQRLKDYGERLVRETGYYSLATVEFLVDADGEPYMIEVNTRLQVEHGITECRYGVDLVEEQINIAFGGKLRFNCADTRPLLQAMQLRINCEDPKQNFAPNAGTVTRYLSPGGQGIRLDSCLTAGYEFPTQYDSAGALLISYGRNWPKVVSVMERALREYIIGGLKTTIPFHRQILRHQEFIKGDFDTKFINQNPYLLNYLDEEPEALRLSWLVAEIAARGYNPHVQLGRYRGREDYRLGRFSPHLPEVDLRSPENPYPRGDRQAVLDMVRDSGKVHFVDTTTRDITQSNSGNRFRLAEDELVGPYLDNCCFFSLENGGGAHFHVAMMANMTYPFTEAAKWNEFAPKTMKQLLIRSTNVLGYKPQPRNLMRLTGEMICEHYDIIRCFDFLNHIDNMYPFAEVALSRPGIIFEPAISLSYARGFDVPHYLGVLEAILDQIAKAGGMTKAKAARSIILCLKDMAGMCPPRFVKALVTAIRKAYPDLVIDYHRHYTDGLFVPAVGAAAEAGCHIVDTAIGASVRWYGQGEVLSTAAYIEEDLGVPVVLTKENKDMIRAANFVLKQIMPYYDRYAAPYFQGIDYDVVEHAMPGGATSSSQEGAMKQGYIHLLPYMLKFLAGTRKIVRYHDVTPGSQITWNTAFLAVTSAYKAGGERAVKDLLEVLEVVAEHAEECLTPAAKEDRLLLYANCNDAFRNLLLGKFGKMPLGFPPNWVYESAFGADWKRAIETRTEDSPLDALGEIDMDAEMTALTKQLGREPSNEEFVLYLNHPGDALKTMEFRKKFGDANNLPLDVWFEGLEPGEELTFLDSQDKPHHLSLLDISRPEASGLATVRYVLDSEILSHQVQVAAAQGGPASKVEMADPNNPYHVGAPVSGDLWVMHVSPNDYVKTGEELFNISVMKQEKTVAAPMDGIIKRVIKNADYANDRKMVPVKEGELLVELGPVTKDCPTCRQPVGEDHYKFCPNCGQQV
- a CDS encoding peptidoglycan DD-metalloendopeptidase family protein; the protein is MKRLVFGVFLILALAGGAAGYLLLTDRVKPEITLAPESDVAAPKREFTLTLRDAGSGLKSAKVVVTQSDKQITLLDTTYANPVREAVEKFTLEPAGLRDGPFTLTITATDRSIANFSAGNIAAVTRQYTLDTIPPRVDVTSLAHNVRQGGVGAVSFSVNEAPESAGVVVGNDFYPAYKLDNGKYFGLYVFPYNMDPKDFVPKVKVTDKAGNIGVASFRYQAIPRKFRQDKLNISDNFLESKMPQYYDIITDTRDNLQIYLKVNNDIRRQNGVFLKELAQKSAPTMLWDKKAFLRLPNAAPRAGFGDHRTYYYQNKEIDQQTHMGVDLASLEGAPVPAANSGKVVFTGFLGIYGETVIIDHGLGLQTLYAHLRQIDAKVGQDIKKGEILGKTGVSGLAGGDHLHFGVLLDGQETSPIEWWDQHWIDDNILSKL
- a CDS encoding PEP/pyruvate-binding domain-containing protein, with the translated sequence MAKTKANDTPRQDDMPSASGQDAVFDTATTLILTGADIVGIGEEAEILVGGKNYNTALISQIQGIRAPQFRAVSSVAFHRVLDETKVNAALIREVVNDGYRRVNWSDEDVNSDPEYMKNLVRDLAEEARAKAADAPGSSIKLRTLINNVVEGFATSPEGIDQLRKRSVLVQVAILSVDMPAGVREAVSNAYNDICREAGLEDVPVAVRSSAAGEDSRKKAFAGLQDTYLNIVGAAQCVRAYQWDCASAYNLRSMTYRREAILDAVALAERTGDDAIAEQAKLEWAIENTSLSVCIMRMINPVISGTAFAADTATGCRGTSRHDLVSIDASYGLGEAVVGGMVTPDKLYVFQRDDGSEVVIRNMGYKDKKIVYDDKEGGTKLVKVSEEEAYRWALSLAQAEEVARGVRAISVAYGNCIMDTEFCIDESDRLWFVQARPETRWNDELELHPHTIFMRRMEVEKRAVATAEVILEGNGASRGAGQGMVRFLRSALELNKIQKGDVLAAERTDPDMVPGMRVASAILADAGGDTSHAAITSRELGIPAIIGIQRAETLRALDGQYVTVDGSRGCVYRGLLPLEEVGGEMDLSKLPTTKTKVGLILADVGQALFLSRLRNVPDFEVGLLRAEFMLGNIGVHPQALEAYDNGTLPNLIDTKVKEFDAKLTKIVRDQLGAGYINVQLKLRSYVGLVTGLSAELDTLADHSGARGTDEVMAVHRRIREFEKKLDHHLEEVTRRLDLLKTSADLETHVAIILGYWDELQTKAVDPDAVKRRYEIKARIADRVAAVADEPMVKDTLAKIAAMRQEVARQIGIKGQIDDLTALLGKIRKQLTSRGFRSGKELYVQTLSQGLGLFAMAFHGKPILYRTTDFKSNEYRNLLGGNLFEALEDNPMLGYRGVSRNIHDWEIESFKLARGIFGGKNLHIMLPFVRTVEEATSMKRYLERVHKLQSGDDGLKMFIMSEIPSNAILAKQFIQEFDGFSIGSNDMTQMVLGTDRDNPALRHIYDEEDPAVVWALLVTIFAGQKYGKKVGFCGQGVSNSIILRGLVAIAGIVCASVVPDTYYRTKFDMAHVEAEGIPVSGLGQWLGEQHLARLKVVLQENKYEHIAKKYDTAADIKDWYDGELMRLGEQLRENLETAKANFYRQEMETFRRLFHKPALYATWDWPATVFDALRQAGFDNYEEQAVALAGQRAKIW